Proteins encoded within one genomic window of bacterium HR17:
- the cysO gene encoding Sulfur carrier protein CysO codes for MPIKVRIPTPLQNLTGGAAEVIAEGKTVREVIDDLDRKYAGIKTRLCEESGEVRRFVNIFVNDEDIRFLQGLDTALKEGDEVSIIPAIAGGR; via the coding sequence ATGCCGATTAAGGTTCGCATTCCGACGCCGTTGCAAAACCTTACGGGCGGCGCCGCCGAGGTGATCGCCGAAGGCAAGACGGTTCGGGAAGTCATTGACGACTTGGACCGAAAGTATGCAGGCATCAAAACACGCCTGTGCGAAGAGAGCGGTGAAGTCCGCCGCTTCGTGAACATCTTCGTCAACGACGAAGACATTCGCTTCCTGCAGGGCTTGGACACTGCCCTGAAAGAGGGCGACGAGGTGTCCATCATCCCCGCCATCGCGGGGGGCAGGTAA